From the Homo sapiens chromosome 1, GRCh38.p14 Primary Assembly genome, one window contains:
- the PRAMEF13 gene encoding PRAME family member 13: MSIQAPPRLLELAGQSLLRDQALSISAMEELPRVLYLPLFMEAFRRRHFQTLTVMVQAWPFTCLPLGSLMKTLHLETLKALLEGLHMLLTQKDRPRRRKLQVLDLRDVDENFWARWPGAWALSCFPETMSKRQTAEDRPRMGEHQPLKVFIDICLKEIPQDECLRYLFQWVYQRRGLVHLCCSKLVNYLTPIKHLRKSLKIIYLNSIQELEIHNMSWPRLIRKLRCYLKEMKTLGKLVFSRCHHSTSDNELEGRLVTKFSSVFLGLEHLQLLKIKLITFFSGHLEQLIRCLQNPLENLELTYGYLLEEDVKCLSQYPSLGYLKHLNLSYVLLFRISLEPLGALLEKIAASLETLILEGCQIHYSQLSAILPGLSRCSQLTTFYFGRNCMSMGALKDLLRHTSGLSKLSLETYPAPEESLNSLVRVNWEIFTPLRAELMCTLREVRQPKRIFIGPTPCPSCGSSLSEELELHLCC, translated from the exons ATGAGCATCCAGGCCCCACCCAGACTCCTGGAGCTGGCGGGGCAGAGCCTGCTGAGAGACCAGGCCTTGTCCATCTCTGCCATGGAGGAGCTGCCCAGGGTGCTCTATCTCCCACTCTTCATGGAGGCCTTCCGCAGGAGACACTTCCAGACTCTGACGGTGATGGTGCAGGCCTGGCCCTTCACCTGCCTCCCTCTGGGATCACTGATGAAGACGCTTCATTTGGAGACCTTAAAAGCATTGCTGGAAGGGCTTCATATGCTGCTTACACAGAAGGATCGCCCCAG GAGGCGGAAACTTCAAGTGCTGGATTTGCGGGATGTTGACGAGAATTTCTGGGCCAGATGGCCTGGAGCCTGGGCCCTGTCCTGCTTCCCAGAGACCATGAGTAAGAGGCAGACAGCAGAGGACCGTCCAAGGATGGGAGAGCACCAGCCCTTAAAGGTGTTCATAGACATCTGCCTCAAGGAAATACCCCAGGATGAATGCCTGAGATACCTCTTCCAGTGGGTTTACCAAAGGAGAGGTTTAGTACACCTGTGCTGTAGTAAGCTGGTCAATTATCTAACGCCGATTAAACATCTCAGAAAGTCATTGAAAATAATATACCTGAATAGTATTCAAGAGCTGGAAATTCACAACATGTCCTGGCCACGTCTGATAAGAAAGCTTCGTTGTTACCTGAAGGAGATGAAGACTCTTGGCAAACTCGTTTTCTCCAGGTGCCATCATTCCACGTCAGATAATGAACTCGAAGGACGGTTAGTCACCAAATTCAGCTCTGTGTTCCTCGGGCTGGAACACCTCCagttgcttaaaataaaattgatcacCTTCTTCAGTGGGCACCTGGAACAGCTGATCAG GTGCCTCCAGAACCCCTTGGAGAACTTGGAATTAACTTATGGCTACCTATTGGAAGAGGATGTGAAGTGTCTCTCCCAGTACCCAAGCCTCGGTTACCTAAAGCATCTGAATCTCAGCTACGTGCTGCTGTTCCGCATCAGTCTTGAACCCCTCGGAGCTCTGCTAGAGAAAATTGCTGCCTCTCTCGAAACCCTCATCTTGGAGGGCTGTCAGATCCACTACTCCCAACTCAGTGCCATCCTGCCTGGCCTGAGCCGCTGCTCCCAGCTCACCACCTTCTACTTTGGCAGAAATTGTATGTCTATGGGTGCCCTGAAGGACCTGCTGCGCCACACCAGTGGGCTGAGCAAGTTAAGCCTGGAGACGTATCCTGCCCCTGAGGAGAGTTTGAATTCCTTGGTTCGTGTCAATTGGGAGATCTTCACCCCACTTCGGGCTGAGCTGATGTGTACACTGAGGGAAGTCAGGCAGCCCAAGAGGATCTTCATTGGTCCCACCCCCTGCCCTTCCTGTGGCTCATCACTGTCTGAGGAACTGGAGCTCCATCTTTGCTGCTAG
- the PRAMEF13 gene encoding PRAME family member 13 isoform X1 — protein MKGGKVHQTCPFHNRTSVLTGLVITNDPVSDSLFVKGCFELQERCLQNPLENLELTYGYLLEEDVKCLSQYPSLGYLKHLNLSYVLLFRISLEPLGALLEKIAASLETLILEGCQIHYSQLSAILPGLSRCSQLTTFYFGRNCMSMGALKDLLRHTSGLSKLSLETYPAPEESLNSLVRVNWEIFTPLRAELMCTLREVRQPKRIFIGPTPCPSCGSSLSEELELHLCC, from the exons ATGAAAGGAGGGAAAGTGCATCAAACCTGTCCATTTCACAATAGAACGTCTGTCCTCACCGGCTTAGTGATCACGAATGATCCTGTCTCTGATTCCCTGTTTGTAAAAGGTTGTTTTGAACTCCAGGAAAG GTGCCTCCAGAACCCCTTGGAGAACTTGGAATTAACTTATGGCTACCTATTGGAAGAGGATGTGAAGTGTCTCTCCCAGTACCCAAGCCTCGGTTACCTAAAGCATCTGAATCTCAGCTACGTGCTGCTGTTCCGCATCAGTCTTGAACCCCTCGGAGCTCTGCTAGAGAAAATTGCTGCCTCTCTCGAAACCCTCATCTTGGAGGGCTGTCAGATCCACTACTCCCAACTCAGTGCCATCCTGCCTGGCCTGAGCCGCTGCTCCCAGCTCACCACCTTCTACTTTGGCAGAAATTGTATGTCTATGGGTGCCCTGAAGGACCTGCTGCGCCACACCAGTGGGCTGAGCAAGTTAAGCCTGGAGACGTATCCTGCCCCTGAGGAGAGTTTGAATTCCTTGGTTCGTGTCAATTGGGAGATCTTCACCCCACTTCGGGCTGAGCTGATGTGTACACTGAGGGAAGTCAGGCAGCCCAAGAGGATCTTCATTGGTCCCACCCCCTGCCCTTCCTGTGGCTCATCACTGTCTGAGGAACTGGAGCTCCATCTTTGCTGCTAG